The Litorilinea aerophila genome contains the following window.
ATCGTCTGGCTGCCGGAGGAGAAGATTTGCTTTGTGGGCGACATCGTCTGGGTGGATCAACATCCCTACATGGCCCAGGGCAACACCCTGGAGTGGCTGAGCGCGCTGGAGCTCATCCGCCAGCTGGGAGCCGAGATCCTGGTGCCCGGTCATGGCCCCGTCTGCACGCCCGACGCCACCTACAAGGTGGCCGAATATATCGAGTTCATGCGGGCCCGGGTACGAGATTACTACCTGGCCGGCAAGACGAAAAACGAAACCAAGAGCGGCCTGGTGGGGGAGATGTTGGAGTGGTTCCCGGTGCCGCCAGAACGGAAGGCCAAGATCGAAAGCCAGATCAAGTCCGGCCTGAACCGGGTCTATCGAGAAATTCAACGGGAAATGGAAGAGCAGGGCGACGGGGTCCACCAGGATGGGGACGAGGATGAAGACGACGACTAGTGCAGCCTGGCGTAAATACCACGGCAGAAATTCGGCGGCACTCCCTCGGGTGGAAACCATCGGCGAATTTCTGCCGGGATTTACGGGCAACAGGCGACGGGCGGCGGCTCTCCCCCGACCCCAGATGCCCGGGATGCCCAGTCCAGCCTCCCTTGCAATCAGCATGGCCTGATCTGGAAGCTATCTGAAGCCTATGGCATACGCAGTCGAAACACGCACCCACAACCCCGCCACCATGCTGCGGGAAGAACTGGATAAGGCCGAGCGCCTGGCCGTTATTCTGGACGGACAGAACATCGTCGAGTTCCTGGAAACCCTGGACCGCATCGACCAGATGTTCGCCGAGCTGAGCCAGACCATGGACCTGCGGCCCGAGTCCGCGCGCTGGCAGAGCCTGCTCAACCGCCTGACCTCCAAACCGGGGACGGTGGTCTCGGCCGCGCGCAAGGCCGGGGGGCTGGCCAGGCTGCGAGCCCAGCATCCACCCGCCACCGGCCTCTGGTGGCACCTGGATGCGGAGCTGGCCAGGCGCCGGCGCACCGCCCTGAAGCGCATCGCCCTCACCCTGGCGGCCATCGTGGTCATCGCCGGCGGCGTCATCTGGGGCCTGAATACCTTCTTCCCACCTGACCCCAACACGGTACTCCTGGTGGATACCACCAGCCAGGTCCAACAACTGGTCATGAATCAACAGTGGGAAGAGGCCCTGCAGGTGGTGAAAGAAGCCCAGCAGACCCTGCCGGATGAGCCGGAGCTGTTGATCTGGGAAAGCGTGCTGGCCCATCACCTGGGCCGTGAAGAGCAGGCCCAGCAGGCCCTGGCCCGGGCCCAGGAGCGGCTGGCCGACCAGCCCGTCCAGTTCTGGCTGGCCGTGGGCAACACCCGGCTCCAGGCCGGCGATCTGGAAGGCGCGGCCCAGGCCGCCCAGCAGATCATAGCCATGGACCCCAACGAGCCCCAGGGCTATTTCCTCATGGGCTCGGTGGCAGAGGCCCAAGGCGATGTCCCCACCGCCATCCAGATGTTCGACCGGACCTCCACCCTGGCCGCGGAGCAGGGCAACCCTCAGTTGGAGGTCATCGCCAAGGTGCGCATGGGGAATCTGCTGCAGCGGGCCGTGGCCTTGCCGACGCCGGCGGGCGAACTCACCAATACCCAGACCATCACGCCCTGATGGACCGCGTACCCGGCCGCCCTCGCCCCAGGGCCGGACGGCTCCTGGGGGCCCTGGCGCTCTACAGCGCCCTCAGCCTGGCGCTGACCTGGCCCCTGGCAGCCCACTTCACCACCCACGTCCCCGGCGACGGCATCGACGACCCGGCCCTGGCCTGGAATCTGTGGTGGATCAAAGTCCGGCTGGTGGACCAGCTCCAGCCGGACATTTTTCACGTGGTGTGGATGTTTCACCCCGTCGGCATCAACCTGGCCTTCTACACCCTCACCCCCCTCAACGGCCTGCTCAGCGTCCCCCTGCAGACCGCCACCAGCCTGGTGGTGACCAACAACCTGCTCCTGCTGAGCTCCTTCGTCCTGGCCGGCCTGGGCGCCTTCCTGCTGAGCCTGGAAGTACTGGGGCCGCTGGTGCTCCCGGGCCAGGCCGACCGGCACGGCTTCTCCCGCCAGGCAGCCACGGCCGGCGCCCTGGTGGCCGGGCTGCTCTACGCCTTCGCCTCCACCAAGCTCTTCTACGCCAGCCTGGGCCAGTTCAATATCGCCAGCAGCCAGTGGGTACCCTTCTGTGTCCTCTACGTCTGGCGTCTGGGGCGGAAACTGGGACAGGGAGCGCCGGCCCGAGAAATCGGGCGCAGCGGGGCCATGGCTGGCCTCTTCCTGGTTCTACAGGCCTGGGCGGAGCTCACCTACGCCTCCTTCCTGCTGATTTTCCTGGCCCTCCACCTGGCCTGGGTCCTGGGGATGGGCTGGCGCGCCCGGCGGCGAACGGAGGATGGCGGCCCGCCTGTGCAAGTGACGCTGACCCGGCTCCTGGCCGGGTACGCCGCCGTGGCCGGGATGTTCCTGGCTGGCATCGCCCCCTTCCTGGCGGCCATGGTGCCGGACCTGCTGCGGGAAGGGGACTTTTTCGCCTCCGGCGGCGGCTTCGCCGACATCTTCAGCGCCGATCTGATGGGCTACCTGGTGCCCACCCGCCTCCACCCCTTGTTCGGCGCCTGGACGGCCCAGCTGCCCTTTCCCAACGACAAGGCCCAGCACCTCTACCTGGGCTACAGCGTCCTTCTGCTGGCCGGGGCCGGCCTGCTCTGGCTGTGGCGGAAGACGAGCGGGGCGGGACGGGCCGCGGCCCTTTTTTGGGGCGGCAGCGGTTTCGTCTTCTGGCTGCTGACCCTGGGACCCCACCTCCGCTGGGCCGGCCAGGACCTGCCCGTGCCCGGCCCCTTTGCCCTGGTCAGCCGGCTGCCCTTCTTCAGCGGCAACCGCTACCCCAGCCGCTACGGGGTGATGCTGCTCCTCTGCGCGGCCGTTTTGGTGGCCTGCGGCATCTGGTGGCTCGTACAGGGGGGGCTGCAGCGGCCAGGGCGGGCCAACCCGGCCGCCCCAAGGCGGCTGTGGGCGGTGGCCGCAGGCGTGGGCCTGCTCATCCTCCTGGAGCACCTCTCCCTGCCCCTGCCCCTGAGCGACTTCCGCACGCCGTCCATCTACCGGCAGCTGGCCGCCATCCCCGGCGATTTCGCCGTGCTGGAGCTGCCCACCGGCTGGCGCAACGGCGCACGGGTCATGGGCTATGGCGACGACGTGCTCCTGATGATGCAGCAGTGGTATCAGACCACCCACGGCAAGCGCAGGCTGGGCGGCAACACCAGCCGCAACCCACCCCACAAGTTCCAATATTTCACCGACGCCCCGCTGCTGGGCGACCTCATCGGGCTGATGAATGCCCACCGGGAACACCTGGCCCCGGTGGTGGAGTCGCAACTGGAGGCAATGATCCAGCGGAATCGCCCCCGGGCCGGCCAGATCCTGCGGGACCTGGGCATCCGCTACGTCCTGGTGCACATGGAACGGGCCACGCCCGCGCTGCTCCGCTTCGTGGATCAGGCCCTGCCCCTCACCCTGGTGGACCAGTGGCAGGGGCTGGACTGGTCCGGGAAGCCGGCCGCCATTCGTCTATACGAAGTCCAAATGCCTCCGACCGAAGAGTGGGCCGTCGACCTGGCGGACCCGGCCGGCTCCATCGCCCTGGCCGAGGGCTGGTCCAGCTTCGTGGACCCGGGCGCCCAGGGCCCGGCCCGGCGCTATGCCACCCGCAGCCAGCCGGCGCTGCTCTTCAACCTGCCGGACGAGGGCGGCGAGTTGACCCTGGAGCTCTTCGGCCCGGCCACGGAAGCCACCGTTCTCCTCAACGGCCAGCCGCTAGGCCCGGCCGTCCTGCTGGATCCCCAGGCATCCACCCGTGTCACCCTCCCCATCCCCGCCGGCCTGGCCCGGGAACCGATGGATCGGCTGACCGTGGCCTTCCACGGCCCCCTGACGCCGGTGACCGCGCTGGCAGCCGCTCCGCCCGATGGGTCAGGCTGGTCCATCGGCGGGACGGGCGTGTCCCTGGCGCCGGGCGCCACGGTGGCCGTGCGCAGCGCTGGGGAGGAGGTGGGCAACTTCGCCCACATCTGGGTGAATGGGCGGGACGTGGCCCAGGAGGGCCGGGGCTATCACCTGGCCGCCCTGGGGGTCGACGGACAGGTGTTGGGCACGGCTCGCTTCGACACCAGTTGCGTGGCGGAGCTGCAGCCGGGCTGCCCGCCGGAGCAGTCGGCGGCCATGGCCCGCTGGCTGCGAAGCTGGCCGGCCGGCACGGTCATCGCCGGCGCGGTCCAGGATGAGGCCAGCCTGCGGCTGGATGCCGATGCCGTGGCGGCCCTGGCAGAGGTGGGGGTGGCCACCGACCTGCGGGGGAAACTGCGCTGGAGCCACGCCTTCATCGGCGTGGTGGGCGCGACACCGGGCACCGCGCTGGAGACCAGCAGCCTGCTGCGGCCTGCCGGCGTCTACGTGGGCGCGGCGGTGGACGGCGCCGCGGTGAGCGGCGGCGTGGGGCGGGTGTGGTTCACCCCGCCGCCCCGTTGAGACGATAATGATGAAATGATGATGTAGAGCCGCGCGGCCATGCGGCTCTACATCAGACCGATCGCTTCAATTTTTCCATAAACTGCTTGCGGAATTTGGCCACCTTGGGGGCGATGACCAC
Protein-coding sequences here:
- a CDS encoding tetratricopeptide repeat protein gives rise to the protein MAYAVETRTHNPATMLREELDKAERLAVILDGQNIVEFLETLDRIDQMFAELSQTMDLRPESARWQSLLNRLTSKPGTVVSAARKAGGLARLRAQHPPATGLWWHLDAELARRRRTALKRIALTLAAIVVIAGGVIWGLNTFFPPDPNTVLLVDTTSQVQQLVMNQQWEEALQVVKEAQQTLPDEPELLIWESVLAHHLGREEQAQQALARAQERLADQPVQFWLAVGNTRLQAGDLEGAAQAAQQIIAMDPNEPQGYFLMGSVAEAQGDVPTAIQMFDRTSTLAAEQGNPQLEVIAKVRMGNLLQRAVALPTPAGELTNTQTITP
- a CDS encoding interleukin-like EMT inducer domain-containing protein: MDRVPGRPRPRAGRLLGALALYSALSLALTWPLAAHFTTHVPGDGIDDPALAWNLWWIKVRLVDQLQPDIFHVVWMFHPVGINLAFYTLTPLNGLLSVPLQTATSLVVTNNLLLLSSFVLAGLGAFLLSLEVLGPLVLPGQADRHGFSRQAATAGALVAGLLYAFASTKLFYASLGQFNIASSQWVPFCVLYVWRLGRKLGQGAPAREIGRSGAMAGLFLVLQAWAELTYASFLLIFLALHLAWVLGMGWRARRRTEDGGPPVQVTLTRLLAGYAAVAGMFLAGIAPFLAAMVPDLLREGDFFASGGGFADIFSADLMGYLVPTRLHPLFGAWTAQLPFPNDKAQHLYLGYSVLLLAGAGLLWLWRKTSGAGRAAALFWGGSGFVFWLLTLGPHLRWAGQDLPVPGPFALVSRLPFFSGNRYPSRYGVMLLLCAAVLVACGIWWLVQGGLQRPGRANPAAPRRLWAVAAGVGLLILLEHLSLPLPLSDFRTPSIYRQLAAIPGDFAVLELPTGWRNGARVMGYGDDVLLMMQQWYQTTHGKRRLGGNTSRNPPHKFQYFTDAPLLGDLIGLMNAHREHLAPVVESQLEAMIQRNRPRAGQILRDLGIRYVLVHMERATPALLRFVDQALPLTLVDQWQGLDWSGKPAAIRLYEVQMPPTEEWAVDLADPAGSIALAEGWSSFVDPGAQGPARRYATRSQPALLFNLPDEGGELTLELFGPATEATVLLNGQPLGPAVLLDPQASTRVTLPIPAGLAREPMDRLTVAFHGPLTPVTALAAAPPDGSGWSIGGTGVSLAPGATVAVRSAGEEVGNFAHIWVNGRDVAQEGRGYHLAALGVDGQVLGTARFDTSCVAELQPGCPPEQSAAMARWLRSWPAGTVIAGAVQDEASLRLDADAVAALAEVGVATDLRGKLRWSHAFIGVVGATPGTALETSSLLRPAGVYVGAAVDGAAVSGGVGRVWFTPPPR